A part of candidate division KSB1 bacterium genomic DNA contains:
- the hrcA gene encoding heat-inducible transcriptional repressor HrcA, with amino-acid sequence MAESLLTQREGFILKSLVKNFVNCAMPIGSRFLSRANKNRLSPATIRNIMMDLDEKGLVTQPHASAGRIPTDLGYRYYVNDLMMIERVTKSEKQFIDQRLEDVANEDVEAILEKSCEVLSQISNQLGVVLSPRFYQGKFEKLELVKLSENKLLVIIAISYGLVKTIMMEIKYNISQNKLEETARILNERLSGLTLKQIRETFNTRLSDVTLGDENLISQFSASADKIFMTEDGHLLVKGTQNIFSQPEFANQERMTKLLELIENQKILIRVLSDSTANEDKISIAIGQENKEELLNNCSLITAAYRIGDITGTIGILGPTRMKYEKVISLVDFIAKEISNFFVEHKPTLY; translated from the coding sequence ATGGCTGAATCGTTACTTACCCAGCGAGAAGGGTTCATTTTAAAATCACTGGTAAAGAATTTTGTCAATTGTGCAATGCCAATTGGATCGAGATTTTTATCGAGAGCCAATAAAAATCGCCTAAGTCCAGCGACCATTCGAAACATTATGATGGATTTAGATGAGAAGGGATTGGTGACGCAACCTCATGCTTCGGCTGGTCGAATTCCCACAGATCTGGGATATCGCTATTATGTGAATGATTTGATGATGATCGAGCGAGTAACGAAATCGGAAAAACAATTTATAGATCAACGGCTGGAAGATGTCGCCAATGAGGATGTTGAAGCGATACTAGAAAAATCATGCGAGGTGTTGTCTCAAATCTCTAACCAATTGGGAGTTGTGCTCTCGCCGCGATTCTATCAGGGCAAATTTGAAAAGCTAGAATTAGTGAAGCTGAGCGAGAACAAGCTGCTGGTGATCATTGCCATTAGCTATGGGTTAGTCAAGACCATCATGATGGAAATAAAATATAATATTTCCCAGAACAAATTGGAAGAAACGGCACGAATTTTGAATGAACGATTGAGCGGTTTGACACTAAAGCAGATTCGAGAAACCTTTAATACGAGGCTTTCTGATGTCACTTTAGGCGATGAAAATTTGATTTCTCAATTTTCAGCATCTGCGGACAAGATTTTCATGACCGAGGATGGGCATCTGCTGGTTAAAGGGACTCAGAATATTTTTTCTCAACCGGAGTTCGCTAATCAGGAGCGCATGACTAAGCTGCTTGAATTGATCGAAAATCAAAAAATCTTGATTCGCGTGCTGAGCGATTCTACCGCCAATGAGGATAAGATCTCCATTGCTATTGGACAGGAGAATAAGGAGGAACTCCTGAACAATTGCAGCTTAATAACAGCAGCCTATCGGATTGGTGATATTACCGGGACGATTGGCATCCTTGGACCGACAAGAATGAAATACGAAAAGGTAATCAGTCTTGTCGATTTCATCGCGAAAGAAATAAGTAACTTTTTTGTTGAACACAAACCAACGCTTTATTGA
- a CDS encoding ABC transporter permease, with protein sequence MRPKMFYSIIEGLKGLRRAKFSAFVATSTIFFALVLIGIFGIIILNIHHIIQQIQSRMEMEVFIDNSFNPEQIYELKQKIISIQGIDSVHYVSKAAAAALFRQQFGQEIFDILDDNPLPASFQIRLHPSARSRASVERIAKQLEQLDGVDEVIYRQDLIVLLERYIRIFLIIILGIGILLGGGAIFLVSNTIKLIIYSRLTIIEIMKLVGATRQFIRRPFFVEGIVQGLLGGITAAIFFYLSIKAVKLEIPGVIFIDKYSYFAIILLGICLGFLGSVLALRKFLKY encoded by the coding sequence TTGCGTCCAAAAATGTTTTATTCTATTATTGAAGGATTAAAAGGTTTACGTCGCGCAAAGTTCTCGGCGTTTGTAGCCACATCTACCATCTTTTTTGCCCTGGTGTTGATCGGTATTTTTGGTATCATCATTTTAAATATTCATCATATCATTCAGCAAATTCAATCGCGCATGGAGATGGAGGTCTTTATTGATAATTCATTCAATCCAGAACAAATTTATGAATTGAAACAGAAGATCATCAGCATCCAGGGAATTGATAGTGTTCATTATGTATCGAAAGCTGCTGCTGCTGCGCTTTTCCGGCAACAATTCGGTCAGGAGATTTTTGACATTTTAGATGATAACCCATTACCAGCTTCGTTTCAGATCCGATTGCACCCATCGGCGCGCTCGCGAGCAAGTGTAGAGAGAATTGCCAAACAGCTCGAACAGCTTGATGGAGTGGATGAGGTTATTTATCGGCAGGATTTAATCGTTTTGCTGGAGCGTTACATTCGAATATTTTTGATTATTATTTTAGGTATAGGGATCTTGTTAGGGGGCGGAGCGATTTTTTTAGTCTCCAATACCATCAAGCTTATCATTTATTCCCGATTGACAATTATTGAAATCATGAAATTGGTCGGCGCTACGAGACAATTTATCCGACGACCATTTTTTGTTGAGGGGATAGTTCAAGGCCTGCTCGGGGGGATTACCGCTGCAATTTTCTTTTATTTGTCAATAAAGGCAGTGAAATTAGAAATTCCTGGCGTTATTTTCATTGACAAGTACAGCTATTTTGCGATAATTTTATTAGGGATCTGCCTTGGTTTTTTGGGCAGCGTTCTGGCATTGAGAAAATTTTTGAAATATTAA
- the ftsE gene encoding cell division ATP-binding protein FtsE: MKMIQLSNVVAKYPGGEGLELVNLTIEPGEFVYLVGPSGAGKSSVLKVIYLDIFPQSGHVIVNGFNSLTIKKKKIPYLRRKLGIIFQDFKLLNDRTVYDNVAFALQVIGTSRGEIKRRVLRVLAEVGLSHKRNKMPYQLSGGEQQRVAIARALVNEPIILLADEPTGNLDPAAADEIIQLIEKINSRGTAILMATHDYRLVREHRRKVIRIEKGRTL; encoded by the coding sequence ATAAAAATGATTCAACTCTCCAACGTAGTGGCCAAATATCCTGGTGGCGAGGGGCTGGAATTGGTCAATCTCACCATTGAGCCAGGGGAGTTCGTCTATCTCGTAGGCCCCAGTGGTGCTGGCAAGAGCAGCGTTTTGAAAGTCATTTATCTGGATATTTTTCCTCAATCGGGCCATGTGATTGTAAATGGATTTAATTCGCTGACCATTAAAAAGAAAAAGATTCCGTATTTGCGGCGCAAACTAGGGATCATTTTTCAAGATTTCAAGTTATTAAATGATCGAACCGTTTACGACAATGTGGCGTTCGCTCTGCAAGTAATCGGCACAAGCCGGGGTGAAATTAAGCGCCGCGTGTTGCGCGTGCTGGCAGAAGTCGGTTTAAGCCATAAGCGAAATAAAATGCCCTATCAGTTATCTGGGGGGGAACAGCAACGGGTGGCGATCGCCCGGGCGCTGGTAAATGAGCCGATCATCTTATTAGCTGATGAACCTACAGGCAATCTTGATCCAGCCGCTGCTGACGAAATCATTCAGTTGATTGAGAAGATCAATTCCAGAGGGACGGCGATTTTGATGGCGACCCACGATTACCGCCTGGTACGGGAGCATCGCCGCAAGGTGATTCGAATTGAAAAAGGAAGAACATTATAA
- a CDS encoding class I SAM-dependent methyltransferase: protein MHEHDENNNEVVPPYSKLAYIYDELMSYVDYKNWGSYIEKIIERWNPNARTILDISCGTGNLLMQLNSKKYQLYGSDLSFEMLKVAQHKLAAANRSISIWQSSMCDFCLRSTIDVIISLYDSVNYLLKDGDWMSMLESVYQSLQSQGLFIFDICTEQNSKRFFQNYFEKNRGEGYWYTRASSYDRNDRIHTNRFEIYLDEHKKTFIEVHRQRILHIAEVQSLIKQTDFKLLQIYDGLSFRPGSEHSLRVHFVLRKEP from the coding sequence TTGCACGAGCATGATGAAAACAATAATGAGGTGGTTCCCCCCTATTCGAAATTGGCCTATATCTATGATGAATTAATGTCATACGTCGATTATAAGAATTGGGGCAGCTATATTGAAAAAATCATTGAACGATGGAATCCAAATGCTCGGACCATCTTGGATATATCTTGTGGTACTGGCAATCTGCTGATGCAGTTGAACTCAAAGAAATATCAACTTTATGGAAGCGATTTATCGTTTGAGATGCTAAAAGTGGCTCAGCACAAATTGGCTGCTGCCAATCGATCGATCTCTATTTGGCAATCGAGCATGTGTGATTTTTGTTTGCGGTCCACTATCGATGTTATTATTAGCCTTTATGATAGTGTCAATTACCTGCTAAAGGATGGTGATTGGATGAGCATGTTAGAAAGTGTTTATCAGTCATTGCAATCCCAGGGCCTATTCATTTTTGATATTTGCACAGAGCAGAATTCCAAACGGTTTTTCCAAAACTATTTTGAAAAAAATCGAGGTGAGGGATATTGGTACACACGTGCCAGCAGTTACGATCGGAACGATAGGATTCACACCAATCGGTTTGAAATATATCTTGACGAACATAAGAAAACCTTCATTGAAGTTCATCGGCAAAGGATATTGCATATCGCAGAAGTTCAATCCCTGATCAAGCAAACCGATTTTAAGCTATTACAAATTTACGATGGGTTGTCGTTTCGACCCGGAAGTGAACATTCACTGAGAGTCCATTTTGTATTGAGGAAGGAACCATAA
- a CDS encoding anhydro-N-acetylmuramic acid kinase — protein sequence MHPIIKLAKKTDKFVIGLMSGTSMDGIDAALTRIKNFGLDTEVELIHFQMFPYPNALRKRLLEIAESGKTNAAELCQLNFVVGEYFADAAINICRNAHFDLSKIDLIGSHGQTIQHLSNEVSMMNKSIRSTLQIGEPAVIANRLGCVTVGNFRSADIALGGQGAPLVPYVDYILFRSNELNRVILNIGGIANLTVLRRGCSASEVMAFDSGPGNMVIDALVSHFYGLPYDEDGHIASQGAVSVQLLSDMIKHPYFNRPIPKSTGREEFGRPFIDHILSIARRLYLTPQEIIATVTELTAHSIAGAMMLTGITVSQVNELIVGGGGVNNRTLMNSIAKYFYASKVLRSDAFGIPADAKEAISFAILANETVAAIPNNLPTVTGSQRSTILGAVYFG from the coding sequence ATGCACCCAATAATTAAACTGGCGAAAAAGACAGATAAGTTTGTCATCGGATTGATGTCTGGCACCTCAATGGATGGCATTGATGCAGCGCTGACTCGAATCAAGAATTTCGGGCTTGACACCGAGGTCGAGTTGATTCATTTTCAAATGTTCCCCTATCCGAATGCGCTCAGAAAACGCCTGCTGGAAATTGCAGAATCTGGGAAAACAAACGCTGCTGAGCTTTGCCAGCTCAATTTTGTTGTTGGAGAGTATTTTGCTGATGCAGCAATTAATATTTGTCGAAATGCTCATTTCGATCTCAGCAAGATAGATTTAATCGGCTCCCATGGGCAAACGATCCAGCATCTCTCCAATGAAGTTTCGATGATGAATAAATCGATACGGTCGACGCTGCAAATCGGTGAGCCAGCAGTCATTGCCAATCGCCTCGGCTGTGTGACGGTGGGAAATTTTCGATCAGCCGACATTGCGTTGGGAGGGCAAGGAGCCCCTTTGGTGCCATATGTCGATTATATTTTATTCCGTTCTAATGAGCTCAATAGAGTGATTTTGAATATTGGAGGTATCGCGAATTTAACTGTGTTGCGCCGGGGGTGCTCGGCATCGGAGGTAATGGCATTTGATAGCGGCCCTGGTAATATGGTGATCGATGCGCTTGTCTCACATTTTTATGGTTTACCGTATGATGAAGATGGTCACATTGCATCACAGGGGGCGGTTTCTGTTCAATTGTTATCAGATATGATAAAGCACCCCTACTTCAATCGACCGATCCCTAAATCCACGGGGCGGGAAGAATTCGGCAGACCATTCATTGATCATATTCTTTCGATCGCTCGGAGATTGTATTTGACTCCTCAAGAGATCATCGCTACAGTCACAGAGCTGACAGCGCATTCCATTGCAGGTGCGATGATGCTGACAGGAATTACAGTTTCCCAAGTCAATGAATTGATCGTCGGTGGGGGAGGCGTTAACAATCGCACGCTGATGAATTCAATAGCAAAGTATTTTTATGCGAGCAAAGTATTGAGGTCCGATGCGTTCGGAATTCCAGCGGACGCCAAGGAAGCGATTTCTTTTGCAATCCTGGCCAACGAAACGGTTGCTGCGATCCCCAATAATTTACCCACGGTGACAGGTAGTCAAAGGTCAACGATTCTGGGAGCTGTGTATTTTGGATGA